A genomic region of Alligator mississippiensis isolate rAllMis1 chromosome 4, rAllMis1, whole genome shotgun sequence contains the following coding sequences:
- the LOC102573519 gene encoding transmembrane ascorbate-dependent reductase CYB561 — MEDSLARPPSPAGLSCYVAISQFLGLTVIAMTGAWMGQFRGGIAWQSLLEFNVHPLCMIIGMVFLQGDALLVYRVFRNESKRSTKILHGLLHVLALVIALVGLIAVFDYHRKNNFADMYSLHSWCGISAFSLYFIQWLMGFSFFLFPGASFSLRNKYKSHHVFFGIFLLILSIATCLLGIKELLLFSIKTTYSSFVPEGILANVLGLLLITFGLLIGYILTRDEWKRPPLAEELALSMDFKNLTEGESPSGSQ; from the exons ATGGAAGACAGCCTTGCAAGGCCTCCAAGCCCAGCAGGGCTCTCCTGCTATGTGGCGATCTCCCAGTTCTTGGGACTGACAGTGATTGCCATGACTGGAGCCTGGATGGGCCAGTTCCGGGGGGGCATCGCTTGGCAAAGCTTGCTAGAGTTCAATGTCCACCCACTCTGCATGATCATTGGAATGGTCTTCCTCCAAGGGGATG CTCTCCTGGTTTACCGGGTCTTCAGGAACGAAAGCAAGCGCTCCACCAAAATCCTCCATGGACTCCTTCATGTCCTTGCACTGGTCATTGCCCTTGTGG GCCTGATAGCCGTGTTTGACTATCACAGGAAGAACAACTTTGCGGACATGTACAGCCTGCACAGCTGGTGTGGCATATCAGCCTTCAGCCTCTACTTTATCCAG tgGCTCATGGGCTTCAGCTTCTTCCTGTTTCCTGGAGCATCCTTCTCACTTCGCAACAAGTACAAATCGCACCATGTCTTCTTTGGCATCTTCCTCCTTATCCTCTCCATCGCCACATGCCTGCTGGGTATCAAGGAGCTGCTCCTCTTCAGTATTAA GACCACGTACAGCTCCTTTGTGCCTGAAGGGATCCTAGCCAACGTTCTGGGCCTGCTGCTGATCACCTTTGGGCTGCTGATCGGGTACATCCTGACACGGGATGAGTGGAAGAGACCTCCACTTGCTGAGGAACTGGCACTGTCCATGGATTTTAAAAATCTCACTGAGGGGGAGAGTCCCAGTGGCAGCCAGTGA